Proteins co-encoded in one Nitratireductor kimnyeongensis genomic window:
- a CDS encoding M23 family metallopeptidase, producing MSSNSPLKQTIGDDAPLIADGRSGPPDRREISARWLIGTFLTGVTSTVLMGVALSAALDGRQQLATPPEIALLGDMSDPEGEAAKTARLVTPHTISRGEDRRMMEVSTVMRSGDTDVIRTLPFVYAKMALTANHPTEKDYPPFDPLAVFAEDGAASTARTGLIYGAKVESEVNLKSHDFPLHSSDFSTARSLSTEEVEVAVRNTGAILTDGDVQVAALHYVDPQRFGDTLSTQALAAFSARIIPENVSIAARTARETAPEFAEDLIPFRTERAIADVFSQSGYKGEDVDGMVEAITKLLNAPDMKAGTLLRVGVEMRGEKSRVVRTSVYEGRQHIVTIALDDREQYVPAEEPEMNPVLLAALDHPTAPRRMPRSDLPRVYDGIYRAAYAYGLTPDMTKRLVKLLSADVDFQSRLAPTDKLEVFFSAPDTDKNATDQSELLYVKASFGGTTRTFYRFQFEDGTVDYFDKDGRSAKRFMLRNPVPNGRFTSGFGMRRHPVLGYSKMHTGVDWAAPRGTPIIAAGDGVVEKAGWAGGYGRQTIIRHNNGFKTSYNHQSGIAKGVTAGGRVRQGQVIGYVGATGLVTGNHLHYEMIVNGTKVDPMRVRLPDNRGLKGEDLLAFERERSRIDELLKENEDAPLSVASSGS from the coding sequence ATGAGCAGCAACAGCCCGTTGAAACAGACCATTGGTGATGACGCCCCCTTGATAGCGGATGGACGCAGCGGTCCTCCCGATCGGCGCGAGATCTCCGCGCGCTGGTTAATCGGCACATTTTTGACCGGTGTGACTTCGACGGTTCTCATGGGGGTTGCTCTGTCCGCCGCTCTAGACGGAAGACAACAGCTTGCCACTCCGCCTGAGATCGCCTTGCTCGGCGACATGTCAGACCCGGAGGGAGAAGCCGCCAAGACCGCGCGGCTTGTCACGCCACACACCATAAGCCGCGGCGAAGACCGCCGCATGATGGAAGTCTCCACCGTCATGCGAAGCGGCGACACCGATGTCATCCGTACTCTGCCCTTCGTTTATGCCAAGATGGCTCTGACGGCCAATCACCCGACGGAGAAGGATTACCCGCCCTTCGACCCGCTCGCAGTGTTTGCCGAGGATGGCGCAGCAAGCACCGCCCGGACCGGACTGATCTACGGCGCGAAGGTGGAGAGCGAAGTCAACCTGAAAAGCCACGACTTTCCATTGCATTCATCCGACTTCAGCACCGCCCGCAGCCTGAGCACGGAGGAGGTGGAGGTGGCTGTGCGCAACACGGGCGCGATCCTGACGGACGGCGACGTGCAGGTAGCAGCACTGCATTACGTGGACCCGCAGCGCTTCGGCGACACGCTCTCAACGCAGGCGCTGGCAGCCTTCAGCGCTCGGATCATTCCGGAAAATGTATCGATTGCAGCCCGCACCGCGCGCGAAACCGCGCCTGAATTCGCCGAAGACCTCATCCCGTTCCGGACCGAACGAGCCATTGCCGATGTCTTTTCCCAGTCTGGGTACAAGGGCGAGGATGTGGACGGGATGGTCGAGGCGATCACCAAGCTTCTCAACGCTCCCGACATGAAGGCTGGCACCTTGCTGCGTGTGGGCGTCGAGATGCGCGGAGAGAAAAGCCGGGTTGTTCGTACCAGCGTTTATGAAGGTCGCCAACACATCGTCACGATCGCCCTGGATGATCGCGAACAATATGTGCCGGCGGAAGAACCAGAGATGAATCCGGTTTTGCTGGCAGCGCTTGACCATCCGACCGCACCCCGGCGCATGCCACGATCCGATCTTCCAAGGGTTTATGACGGGATCTACCGCGCAGCCTACGCTTATGGCCTGACGCCGGACATGACCAAGCGCCTGGTGAAACTCCTGTCGGCGGATGTGGATTTCCAGTCGCGCCTTGCCCCCACCGACAAGCTGGAGGTCTTCTTCTCTGCCCCGGACACGGACAAGAATGCCACAGATCAGTCCGAGTTGCTCTACGTGAAAGCGAGCTTCGGTGGCACCACGCGCACCTTCTATCGTTTCCAGTTTGAAGACGGGACCGTCGATTACTTCGACAAGGATGGTCGCAGCGCAAAGCGCTTCATGCTGAGAAACCCTGTCCCGAACGGCCGGTTCACATCGGGGTTTGGAATGCGGCGTCATCCGGTGTTGGGCTATAGCAAGATGCATACGGGCGTCGATTGGGCCGCTCCACGTGGCACCCCGATCATCGCCGCCGGCGATGGCGTGGTGGAAAAGGCGGGATGGGCCGGCGGATATGGCCGCCAGACCATTATTCGACACAATAACGGGTTTAAAACCTCCTACAATCACCAGAGCGGCATTGCCAAGGGCGTGACGGCAGGTGGGCGTGTTCGTCAGGGACAGGTCATCGGCTATGTCGGTGCCACCGGCCTGGTGACGGGCAACCACCTTCACTACGAGATGATCGTCAATGGCACCAAGGTCGATCCGATGCGTGTGCGCCTGCCCGACAATCGCGGGCTCAAGGGCGAGGACCTGCTGGCTTTCGAACGCGAGCGCAGTCGCATCGATGAGTTACTGAAAGAAAATGAGGACGCGCCGCTGTCAGTGGCATCGAGCGGCAGTTGA
- a CDS encoding L,D-transpeptidase family protein codes for MNVKLNFLTALYLVAAPSSAWAVMPELDTWRDGASFHLTNGLANNQAIPDAKSLEAPVQLAQNYDFDVYIDQYGREIIVDAFTGEVVEIRPAAPGRRQDGRRPSRPREFDGQVYDFSDPREVDRYRRNRGRARNAPDDRYSDPYANAPRYDDRDAYPEDPNYGREPIERTPLDAPDARDNMAGLPDQRTGNNPGSGGAAVTPALPRDSAVVRPRGVSEDVTRFQVLLDRMGASPGVIDGRTGDNVNKAIRAYREITGQTLRTYDKEWIEAELERTGGPAFKEYTITAEDAAGPYIASVPADYAHKAQLDALSYTSVIEMLAERFHMDEKYLVALNPDANFNRAGTIIKVVNVGKPMKASVARIVADKSAKQLRAYNEDDQLVAAYPATIGSSDTPSPTGTHTVSRIALNPEYTYNPKINFKQGNNDKVLTIPPGPNGPVGSVWIALSKPTYGIHGTPDPSKIGKTASHGCIRLTNWDAEELAKRVKPGVTVTFVE; via the coding sequence ATGAACGTGAAACTGAATTTTCTGACCGCTTTGTATTTGGTTGCCGCGCCGTCCTCAGCTTGGGCCGTGATGCCGGAGCTCGACACGTGGCGCGATGGCGCGTCATTTCACCTGACCAACGGGCTTGCAAACAACCAGGCTATTCCTGATGCCAAGTCGCTGGAAGCGCCTGTCCAGCTCGCTCAGAATTACGATTTCGATGTCTATATTGATCAGTACGGCCGTGAAATCATCGTCGACGCCTTTACCGGCGAGGTGGTGGAGATTCGCCCGGCGGCGCCGGGTCGACGGCAGGATGGGCGCCGACCGTCGCGCCCACGCGAATTCGATGGCCAGGTCTATGATTTCTCCGATCCCCGCGAGGTCGATCGTTACCGGCGCAACCGCGGCAGAGCGCGTAATGCGCCCGACGACCGCTATTCGGATCCGTATGCGAATGCTCCGCGATATGATGATCGTGATGCTTATCCGGAGGACCCGAACTATGGTCGCGAGCCCATCGAACGAACCCCGCTCGATGCCCCGGACGCCCGTGACAATATGGCTGGGCTCCCCGACCAGCGCACAGGAAACAATCCAGGGTCAGGTGGCGCTGCCGTAACGCCGGCTCTGCCAAGGGACAGCGCCGTGGTCAGGCCACGCGGGGTTAGCGAGGATGTGACCCGCTTTCAGGTGCTGCTTGATCGTATGGGCGCTTCGCCCGGTGTCATCGATGGCCGCACCGGCGACAACGTGAACAAGGCGATCCGGGCCTATCGTGAGATAACGGGGCAGACGCTCAGAACCTACGACAAGGAATGGATCGAGGCTGAACTGGAACGCACGGGCGGTCCGGCCTTCAAGGAATATACCATCACCGCAGAGGACGCTGCAGGGCCTTATATCGCTTCGGTACCGGCTGACTACGCACACAAGGCTCAGCTTGATGCCCTATCCTACACATCCGTGATCGAGATGCTCGCAGAGCGCTTTCACATGGATGAGAAATACCTCGTTGCCCTCAATCCCGATGCGAATTTCAATCGGGCAGGCACGATCATCAAGGTGGTGAATGTCGGGAAGCCCATGAAGGCGAGCGTCGCCCGCATCGTGGCTGACAAGAGTGCCAAGCAGTTGCGTGCCTATAATGAAGACGATCAGCTTGTCGCTGCGTATCCCGCGACGATCGGTTCATCCGACACGCCCTCGCCGACGGGAACACATACCGTGTCTCGGATCGCGCTCAATCCGGAATACACATACAATCCGAAAATCAACTTCAAGCAGGGGAACAACGACAAGGTGTTGACCATACCGCCCGGACCCAATGGCCCGGTGGGGTCCGTCTGGATCGCCCTGTCAAAGCCGACTTACGGCATCCACGGCACGCCGGACCCGTCAAAGATCGGAAAGACGGCTTCTCATGGGTGTATCCGGCTGACCAACTGGGATGCCGAAGAACTTGCGAAGCGCGTCAAGCCGGGGGTCACCGTTACTTTCGTTGAATAG
- the clpB gene encoding ATP-dependent chaperone ClpB, translating into MNFEKYSERVRGFIQAAQTFALTSNHQQFTPEHLLKVLVDDEEGLAASLIERAGGRAEDVRLGVEAALKAMPQVEGGNGQLYMAQPLAKVFSTAEDLAKKAGDSFVTVERLLTALSVEKSAKTADILSRAGVTPTALNQAINDIRKGRTADSASAEQGYDALKKYARDLTADARAGRLDPVIGRDDEIRRTIQVLSRRTKNNPVLIGEPGVGKTAIAEGLALRIVNGDVPESLKDKQLMALDMGALIAGAKYRGEFEERLKAVLSEVTSADGNIILFIDEMHTLVGAGKADGAMDASNLLKPALARGELHCVGATTLDEYRKHVEKDAALARRFQPVFVKEPTVEDTVSILRGLKEKYEQHHKVRVSDSALVAAATLSNRYITDRFLPDKAIDLVDEAASRLRMQVDSKPEELDEIDRRIMQLKIEREALKAEKDEASRDRLAKLETELTDLEEESARLTSRWAAEKDKLGFAADLKRQLDEARNELAIAQRKGEFQRAGELAYGQIPELEKKLAAAEAQGEEDGAGGMVEETVKPDHVAHIVSRWTGIPVDKMLEGEREKLLRMEDELARRVVGQGEAVQAVSKAVRRARAGLQDPNRPIGSFMFLGPTGVGKTELTKALATFLFDDEQAMVRIDMSEFMEKHSVARLIGAPPGYVGYEEGGVLTEAVRRRPYQVILFDEIEKAHQDVFNVLLQVLDDGRLTDGQGRTVDFRNTLIVMTSNLGAEFLVNLDEGDDVDKVRNEVMDLVKAKLRPEFFNRIDEVILFHRLRRQDMGQIVEIQLQRLENLLADRQITLDLDSEAVEWLANKGYDPAYGARPLKRVIQRELQDPLAEKILKGDILDGSIVKVMAGSDRLNFRPRKASLEEQAGQAA; encoded by the coding sequence ATGAACTTTGAAAAATATTCAGAGCGTGTGCGCGGATTTATTCAGGCTGCACAGACCTTTGCGCTTACCAGCAACCATCAGCAATTCACCCCGGAGCACTTGCTCAAGGTGCTCGTCGATGATGAAGAGGGGCTTGCAGCATCGCTGATCGAGCGTGCAGGTGGGCGGGCTGAGGATGTGCGTCTCGGCGTCGAAGCGGCGCTGAAGGCCATGCCCCAGGTGGAGGGCGGCAACGGCCAGCTTTATATGGCTCAGCCGCTTGCGAAAGTTTTCTCGACTGCCGAGGACCTGGCCAAGAAGGCCGGTGACAGCTTTGTCACGGTTGAGCGTTTGTTGACCGCACTGTCAGTCGAAAAATCAGCAAAGACCGCTGATATACTGTCCAGGGCAGGGGTGACCCCGACGGCACTCAATCAGGCCATCAACGATATTCGCAAGGGTCGCACCGCCGATTCGGCCAGCGCCGAACAGGGCTATGATGCTCTCAAGAAATACGCGCGTGATCTGACGGCGGACGCCCGAGCCGGTCGGCTCGACCCGGTGATTGGCCGCGATGACGAAATTCGGCGCACGATCCAGGTCCTCTCCCGGCGTACCAAGAACAACCCGGTGCTGATCGGGGAGCCAGGCGTCGGCAAGACGGCCATTGCCGAAGGGCTCGCCTTGCGTATCGTGAACGGGGATGTGCCTGAATCCCTCAAGGATAAGCAGTTGATGGCGCTTGATATGGGCGCTCTCATTGCTGGCGCGAAATATCGCGGTGAGTTCGAGGAGCGGCTGAAGGCCGTTCTGTCGGAGGTGACGTCTGCCGACGGCAACATCATTCTTTTCATCGACGAGATGCACACGCTTGTCGGGGCCGGCAAGGCTGATGGCGCCATGGACGCTTCCAATCTTCTCAAGCCTGCGCTTGCGCGGGGTGAGCTGCACTGCGTCGGCGCCACGACGCTCGACGAGTATCGCAAGCACGTGGAAAAGGATGCAGCGCTGGCACGCCGTTTCCAGCCGGTTTTCGTGAAAGAGCCGACTGTTGAGGACACGGTTTCGATCCTGCGTGGCTTGAAGGAGAAGTATGAGCAGCACCACAAGGTGCGGGTCTCCGATTCTGCGCTGGTCGCGGCCGCCACGCTTTCCAACCGTTATATCACCGACCGGTTTCTTCCCGACAAGGCCATCGACCTGGTGGACGAGGCGGCATCCCGCCTGCGCATGCAGGTGGATTCCAAGCCGGAGGAGCTCGACGAGATCGACCGGCGCATCATGCAGCTTAAGATCGAGCGCGAAGCGCTGAAAGCGGAGAAAGATGAAGCCTCGCGCGATCGCCTCGCCAAGCTCGAAACCGAGCTGACCGATCTGGAGGAAGAATCGGCGCGCCTGACCAGCCGTTGGGCTGCAGAAAAGGATAAGCTCGGCTTTGCTGCAGATCTCAAGAGGCAGCTGGACGAAGCGCGCAATGAACTGGCCATTGCCCAGCGCAAGGGTGAATTCCAGCGCGCCGGTGAACTGGCCTATGGGCAGATTCCGGAGCTGGAAAAGAAATTGGCCGCGGCTGAGGCTCAGGGCGAGGAAGACGGTGCCGGCGGGATGGTCGAGGAGACGGTCAAGCCCGATCACGTCGCCCATATCGTTTCTCGCTGGACCGGGATTCCGGTCGACAAGATGCTCGAAGGAGAGCGCGAAAAACTTCTCCGGATGGAAGATGAACTGGCCAGGCGCGTCGTCGGACAAGGGGAGGCGGTTCAAGCCGTTTCGAAAGCCGTCCGCCGTGCTCGTGCGGGTCTTCAGGATCCCAACCGGCCGATCGGCTCGTTCATGTTCCTGGGCCCGACAGGCGTCGGCAAGACCGAGTTGACGAAGGCGCTTGCTACTTTCCTCTTCGACGACGAGCAGGCCATGGTGCGCATCGACATGTCGGAGTTTATGGAGAAGCACTCCGTGGCCCGGCTTATCGGCGCTCCCCCCGGCTATGTCGGCTATGAGGAGGGCGGTGTTTTGACGGAGGCGGTCAGACGCCGGCCTTATCAGGTCATCCTTTTCGACGAGATCGAGAAGGCGCATCAAGACGTGTTCAATGTCCTGTTGCAGGTCCTCGATGACGGACGCCTTACGGACGGCCAGGGTCGCACGGTGGATTTCCGCAACACCCTCATTGTGATGACATCCAACCTTGGTGCCGAGTTCCTCGTGAATCTTGATGAGGGTGATGATGTCGACAAGGTTCGCAACGAGGTGATGGATCTGGTCAAGGCCAAACTCCGGCCGGAGTTCTTCAACCGGATCGATGAGGTCATCCTCTTCCACCGTTTGCGCCGTCAGGACATGGGCCAGATCGTTGAGATCCAGTTGCAGCGTTTGGAAAACTTGCTCGCGGACCGCCAGATCACACTGGATCTCGATAGTGAGGCCGTCGAGTGGCTGGCCAACAAGGGGTATGATCCGGCCTATGGTGCGCGGCCCCTGAAACGCGTGATCCAGCGAGAGCTACAGGATCCGCTGGCAGAAAAGATCCTGAAGGGGGATATCCTGGATGGCTCGATTGTGAAGGTCATGGCCGGCTCTGACCGGCTCAATTTCCGGCCTCGCAAGGCTTCTCTGGAAGAACAGGCCGGGCAGGCTGCTTGA
- a CDS encoding DUF4167 domain-containing protein produces MRPQQQNRRMRGRGNNNRKGPNPLARSYESNGPDVKIRGTAQQVADKYTTLARDAQSSGDRVMAENYLQHAEHYNRIIAAAQAQLQQQQQTRENRDDADDGDEQDAAEANNAGQKPQRQKRVDDGSGPQPDIQGVPAELALNGEDGGAGNGHAAGGMNGSADDEKPKPARRSRKPAAAKTEDAEGAQEGEKPAKRPRRTRARKSEDAEGGDGSGDGNETAPSASVPEEIAAQG; encoded by the coding sequence ATGAGGCCACAACAGCAGAACAGGCGCATGCGCGGTCGCGGCAACAACAACCGCAAAGGCCCAAATCCTTTAGCGCGCAGCTACGAAAGCAATGGCCCGGACGTAAAAATCCGCGGGACCGCACAACAGGTTGCAGACAAGTACACCACCCTGGCGCGCGATGCGCAAAGTTCCGGTGATCGTGTGATGGCCGAGAACTATCTGCAGCATGCGGAACACTACAATCGCATCATCGCTGCTGCCCAGGCACAGTTGCAGCAACAGCAGCAGACGCGCGAAAATCGTGACGATGCTGATGATGGCGATGAGCAGGATGCTGCCGAAGCCAACAATGCAGGCCAGAAGCCTCAGCGTCAGAAACGCGTCGATGACGGTTCCGGCCCGCAGCCTGATATTCAGGGTGTGCCGGCTGAGCTGGCATTGAACGGCGAGGATGGCGGCGCCGGAAATGGTCACGCTGCCGGTGGTATGAACGGCAGTGCAGACGATGAAAAGCCGAAGCCTGCACGCCGCAGCCGGAAGCCAGCTGCTGCCAAGACAGAGGATGCCGAAGGGGCGCAGGAAGGCGAAAAGCCCGCCAAACGCCCGCGTCGTACGCGTGCCCGCAAGAGCGAGGATGCAGAAGGCGGTGATGGCAGCGGTGATGGCAATGAGACAGCGCCTTCCGCCTCTGTGCCGGAAGAGATTGCAGCTCAGGGCTGA
- the prmC gene encoding peptide chain release factor N(5)-glutamine methyltransferase → MADAETLGALLSWARSKLANAGIPEAALDARLLVEHVTQTTRLDAISRPERPVGAEERDLAQRFIDQRIAGKPVHRILGFREFYGLKFNLSDQTLEPRPDTETLVQLVLDEVRRVGGEGRPWRILDLGTGTGAIALALLSVLPEARAIGADISADALATAHANADMHGYGYRFEARLSDWFGNIDGRYDIIVSNPPYIREDDWRDLAIEVREHDPRRALVAGQDGLDAYRRLAAESSPFLSPGGIVAVEIGYNQKESVVGLFTEHGFRLKAHGQDLAGHDRVLVFAQETPREQG, encoded by the coding sequence ATGGCTGACGCGGAAACGCTTGGCGCGCTTCTGTCATGGGCGCGAAGTAAGTTGGCAAATGCCGGTATCCCTGAGGCGGCACTCGATGCGCGTCTTCTGGTCGAGCATGTCACCCAGACCACACGGCTCGATGCCATATCGCGCCCTGAGAGACCGGTCGGCGCCGAAGAACGCGATCTCGCGCAACGCTTCATCGATCAGCGCATTGCCGGCAAACCCGTGCACCGGATCCTCGGTTTCAGGGAATTTTACGGGCTCAAATTCAACCTTTCCGATCAAACGCTGGAGCCTCGCCCCGACACGGAAACACTTGTTCAACTGGTGCTGGACGAAGTGCGCCGCGTTGGCGGCGAGGGCCGCCCCTGGCGCATTCTCGACCTGGGGACCGGCACGGGGGCGATTGCCCTTGCTCTGCTCAGTGTCTTGCCTGAAGCGCGGGCCATAGGCGCAGATATTTCTGCCGATGCGCTTGCAACAGCGCACGCCAATGCCGATATGCATGGTTACGGGTACCGGTTTGAAGCACGTTTGTCCGACTGGTTCGGCAATATTGATGGTCGATATGATATCATCGTCTCAAATCCGCCCTATATTCGGGAAGATGATTGGCGCGACCTCGCCATAGAGGTCCGGGAACATGATCCGCGACGGGCGCTTGTTGCCGGTCAGGACGGTCTGGATGCATACAGGCGGCTTGCTGCCGAAAGCTCGCCTTTCCTGTCGCCGGGTGGGATCGTTGCCGTGGAGATCGGATACAACCAAAAGGAGAGCGTGGTCGGTCTTTTTACGGAACACGGTTTCCGTTTGAAAGCGCACGGTCAAGATCTCGCCGGGCATGACCGGGTGCTGGTTTTTGCTCAGGAAACGCCTCGTGAACAAGGTTGA
- the prfA gene encoding peptide chain release factor 1 gives MTDLPRDRMDQVLKRFELIETQMAAGPEPDVYVKLASEYSELQEVAGKIRELRQAEAELDDLKSMLADPTTDKEMRELAEADVEQVQERIETLGEEMQILLLPKDAADDKNAILEIRAGTGGDEAALFAGDLFRMYERYASEQGWRVEVVSASEGEAGGYKEIIATVSGRGVFSRLKFESGVHRVQRVPATEAQGRIHTSAATVAVLPEAEEIDVDIKPDDIRIDTMRASGAGGQHVNTTDSAVRITHIPTGIVVLQAEKSQHQNRARAMQILRARLFDMQRMKAADERSEARRLQVGSGDRSERIRTYNFPQGRLTDHRINLTLYKLDRVIEGDLEEVIDALISDHQAKLLAETGADG, from the coding sequence ATGACCGACTTGCCGCGCGACCGCATGGACCAGGTTTTGAAACGTTTCGAGCTTATCGAAACGCAAATGGCGGCTGGCCCGGAACCTGATGTGTATGTGAAGCTCGCATCCGAGTATTCGGAGTTGCAGGAGGTTGCGGGCAAGATCCGGGAGTTGCGTCAGGCAGAAGCGGAACTCGACGATCTCAAGTCGATGCTCGCCGACCCGACGACCGACAAGGAGATGCGTGAGCTCGCCGAGGCCGATGTCGAGCAGGTTCAGGAACGCATCGAGACGCTTGGCGAAGAGATGCAGATTCTCCTTCTGCCGAAGGACGCGGCTGACGACAAGAACGCCATTCTGGAAATTCGAGCGGGCACAGGAGGCGATGAAGCCGCGCTTTTTGCTGGCGACCTGTTTCGCATGTATGAGCGCTATGCCTCGGAACAGGGCTGGCGGGTTGAAGTGGTGTCTGCCAGCGAGGGCGAGGCCGGCGGTTACAAGGAAATCATTGCCACCGTCTCGGGCCGCGGCGTGTTTTCGCGTCTGAAGTTCGAATCGGGCGTTCACCGGGTCCAGCGCGTGCCTGCCACGGAAGCGCAGGGGCGTATCCATACCTCCGCGGCCACCGTGGCCGTGCTGCCGGAGGCCGAAGAGATCGACGTCGACATCAAGCCGGACGACATCCGCATCGATACAATGCGCGCATCGGGTGCCGGCGGTCAGCACGTCAACACCACCGATTCGGCGGTGCGCATCACCCATATACCGACCGGTATCGTCGTTCTGCAGGCCGAAAAATCCCAGCATCAGAACCGCGCCCGCGCGATGCAGATCCTGCGCGCGCGCTTGTTCGACATGCAGCGTATGAAAGCGGCCGACGAGCGCTCCGAGGCGCGGCGGCTGCAGGTGGGGAGCGGCGATCGCTCCGAACGCATTCGCACCTACAATTTCCCGCAGGGGCGCCTTACGGATCATCGTATCAACCTCACGCTCTACAAGCTGGATCGGGTGATCGAGGGCGATCTCGAAGAGGTGATCGATGCTCTGATCTCGGATCATCAGGCAAAGCTGCTTGCGGAAACCGGGGCGGATGGCTGA